The Pangasianodon hypophthalmus isolate fPanHyp1 chromosome 23, fPanHyp1.pri, whole genome shotgun sequence genome includes the window GCAGTTTCTCTTCTGGAAGCCGTTCTCGATCAGAGACAGTCACACGACTGACTCAAAGTACGTAGAGGGATGATTTCACGGAGACCCTCCGTTGTTTCACTCAATATAATTACAATCAGTATagtttttttaagatttaaagtATAATACAGGTTTGGGAaaagtaattttctttattagTGGGAAATACTACAACTACTGATACACTAATAATGATACATTTGaaaatggcagttttttttttcctatccaTGCTGTGACTTTTACaacaaaaaatttttatttttttatttttattttttttatgctgcCGGTGGTGGTAAAGGAGCTCTTGAGAAGATTGATGACATCATGAATAGTGAgattatacattattacattaaactGATAtatagaaaagacaaaaaaagtacGAAATGCGTTGGAAGAATTATGAAAATGAGCCAGAGTGGACATGCCCCATGCATGCAATGATGGATGTCTGTTGTTAATtctaggggtgccaataattttgaagcCTGTGTTttgcaaagggaaaaaaaaaaaaaaacatgcccatAACACGTGGTAAGAACTCAAAAAACTTAAACACCCCTAAAGCCCAGATAAAACGTTACTTCTATgagaagacattttaaatatcatCTGTTGCGTTTTAAATAGTTTGAAATgtaagatgattaaaaaaatacttaaagtTTCTCTACACAGAAAAGGCACAAAACCACTTTTCCCACAGGAAATGATGAAATCTATAACAATATATCAGTTTTTGGGCAGGATATAattacctgttttttttgtacatgtcCTTTTATAGTAGGTAAAAGGTGGTGGGATATTTCTGGACTCATGAACATGTCTACCTTCTGTAAAATCGGGACTAACGTCCTAAAGATACGCCAGTAATAATTACATCACACAACGttcatgtgtttaaaaatatatatatacactgatccAGTCCAAATAGACCTAATAATGGCCTTTTGGGCTCTCTTACacgaagggtgccaataattttggagttcAATTGTAAAAGAGTGACCAAAACTGATTGGAGCTAGCATCGTGTGACAGCACTGTACAAAAAGTCGGTTATTTCAGCTAGCCCTGGAGAATGTTTACAACACGATGCGTTTTCATTGGTGGACgagaaaacaaaatggaggaggaaaaaaaaaatgtgccttTTCAGATGAGTGCACTTTAGTGTGAATGAGGCGATAcaatgcgagtgtgtgtatggttgtaAATGTCTGTTTTACTCCTTGCTGATGGCTGTAAACGGCACTAGGTGGTACTAAAGGTACCGTGGTTAAGATTCTGCGCTGTGGACCGGAAGGGTgcgagtttaaatcccagcagtCCTCCAGGAAAAGCGTGAACACTGAGCTGCTCAGCTTTGTGCTTGGACGGTGTTATAACtcgattttaaaaaaaaatcatcctggATAAAATAAGCTTGCTGTTTTTAACCACCAGTGAGCAACCATActgcagataaaaaaaaaacccaaaaaaaaaacccacaaatctTAACATTGACGTCGTCTGATCTCCAGTTTCTACTGTACAGTGGATGATTGTTTACAAAAGAATGAatgtttttgaatatttttttctacacccattgggcctcatttatcaagctgaataTTACGTAAATATCCAAGCGTAAGCGTAAATAAGTAGCCAAGCGAACTAAAAATTTCTTCGTACTCACATGCGTACATTGATTAGTGCCAGTCACATGTAAAATTACCAGCTGATTAACagttagccacgcccacaaaagtCCATAAAAGGCAAACAGAGAGCAAAAAACTGTCAAAACGACAACTATACGGTGAAAGAGCACCTCTTAACTTGTAGGTGGGACaaacagtagtagctatatataacTTCTAAAGCTAACAAGTTAATCACTGAAAATGTGTTGCTTGATTTACTTCATACTAgcttcgttctcagattagattagcaaagagagctaactgtactagctacttgctacatacactcaccggaTGCACCAGCGGTCTCTGCTACTTCTtcccaagctttatttttcttcataagtGTCTCTATACACATGTTTCgagaggttgtatatgacaggaCGAAGATGAAACTACGGTTATAACTAAAGTCGTGAGTGAGGAACTGAAGAAGCGTCCAGACCACACAGCGTACGGCTGGTgtgaggaatcattcgagccgATCGTTTGGATTTAATGCTTTACTGCttcatagaattgagaaaatctcagatCAAATGTAGCTTGCTCCGTGTAGCGCACGTACATCCGCGTATTTGCTAATACGAGCTTAGCGAGAGTTCGTGTGTGTCCGTTGTAGCCGATGCGCTGCGGTGGCTGAGCTGCGTTACTGGAAAATTTAGCAGTTGACTTAAATTTAGCGCTTTCTCCTtatatagggtgccattacttttgttctCCTTGTTCGGCTAGTCATATTTATCTTCATTTAtggatttacaaataaatttattcgtgtccagtttgataaatgaggcccgaCTCTTTTTCTATACGTATTAATTTTTGTATTGTGACTTTTGATGCAAGATTGATATCTGTGGGAGcaagtttatttttttggcagaagtgtgtgttcagtgtgggatattaaatcattacactgtgtAAGAAGTGCAAATTAAAAGTTTTCTCCGTTTGTGTTGCAAAATCATTGTGATTCTAGATCAtgaatttttgtgatttaaaaaaaatttgaataaaaaacaaaaacaaaagatggATATTGTTCTTTTCGTCtcttcatttttgctcatttttataaaaGCTGATATTAATTCCTCAGGAGCTAATAgatcatgtaaggaataaaacacttgggggcatgctgttaaacgaaaataatcagcgatgaaGCGGAGTTCCACTGTTACtgctctgaagttgattattttcctataacagcatgtcccacggtgttttattcctcttataccacagcacattaCCAACGATTactattttaattcatttaataacgatatgtcatttttatctgtataatgtacagttacatttaattaaagtagaacatccatgaaacaagttagttcctgttctcacttacgttatagcagctttacctctgactgttacaaagcactgacactggagactccttccgtaaatgctTAATGAAGAAAACCAACAGAaacttacagaaagcttcaccagaTCTACACAcgtttacacacactttttcttattatcttttttttcttggagCGCTCAGGACAAGACACAAAAAACTCCCCAATGAATgaatagaaagaaataaatgaataaaatgaaggaacagaaaaaagaaagaattagatagatagatagatagatagatagatagatagatagatagatagaaaataaaatataggaaacaagaaagaaagaaagaaagaaagaaagaaagaaagaaaaaatgaataaaatgaaggaacagaaaaaagaaagaattagatagatagatagatagaaaagaaaaataggaaaagagaaagaatgaatgaaagaaagaagaaagacaaaaataataaaaggaaggaaaagaaaaaagatagatagatagaaagaaagaaagaaagaaagaaagaaagaaaggagaaaccAGACAAgcgaaacaaagaaaaacagagaaaaaaatgaaagaaaaaaacaggaagagaaagaaagaaagaaagaaagaaagaaagaaagaatttgatATAGAATGAATAAATCCTGCACTGCTGTCAGCGCTGCTGtttttataggaaattaatcaacaccttctgaccaatcacaatccagaattcagcagctcgGCGGCAATCACTGCAGTGACGTagtgacttttattttgaaatgaaggCCGTTAAAACGTTCCTGTCGGCCATCTTAAAACTGTTAGCGCTCTGAGTCACAGTGTTCAgctaattgtttaaataatataaaaaatctatatactatatatgtcatttatatttatttatataattcagTTTTATCGTATGATTTTACAcaagaatattttttattcaccaCTTTGTGCCTTTAGTGTTGTTCCTGAGCTCGGTGAATTGGACATATTTCTCCGGTAAGTCCTGCTAGCCAACAGCTAAGCTAacagctaagctaagctaacagctaagctaagctaacagctaagctaagctaacagCTAAGCTAACTCTTCGTTGATTAACGTTAGCCTTTTTTAAAGCTAGTTGGCTACTTTGCCGGCTCCGGTGAGCAGAACAGCTCCCAAATctatattaataaatgtcacatttttatatttattcactttaaattgtaaaaatgttcgCATTTATTTAAACTATCCTGAAATGTACAgagtttttaatatatatatttttatatatatattgtatgtagCTACCTGAGCTACAGCAGAACTACAGCTAGTGGCTAACTAGCAGTTTAGCAGTTTAGCTCttctttaataaacagaaaatattaatttgatCTAAAACTAAAttcgataataataataataataataataattagtgtcAATTAAATTATAGGTGAGGTTGTGTTAATAAaaagtttataaatttataattttttttctagacttTTCCATTTCCAAAAcaaaccatttatttatttatttaaatattgattactttaggacaataataataatcatattttacagtaaggttttaatgactttaaaattaataattatattattattattatattaatatttaataaatattattaaatgtatttatagtgaggttttaattattttttaatttatttgttaataattaaattattttcctcatttattaatattcatatatatttatagcaacattttaactattttgttaaataattgttgaattaattaattaattttgcttATAACTATGAGTAGGTGGAGATAAGATCAGGATAGGAATCGTatcgtaaaaaaaaataaaataaaaaagaaaaaacaacataaaaataaattgaaagcGAAAGGATCTTaaaggtgaattttttttctaatttttttcctccattatttctttaatattttaatgatgaCGTTGTTAAGAGGATTAACTTTATTTTAACGCGTTTCTAATCATTCTTTCGAGACGAGCGCGCTAAATCTATTAACACGTGAAGTTTAAAAGTGTGAAACGTCGGGATGAGaaatccgtgtgtgtgtgtgtgtgtgtgtgtgtgtgtgtgtgtgtgtgtgagacaggtgagatCTGAGCAGGTGAGTGGTGGTGTGATTTGtttcctctttctgtgtgtgtctgtagttaTGGATCCTCTGAGCTGGCTGAACGTCATGCAGCTTCAGGATCCGCTTCCCAAACCTCTGGATCTCACCAAGCAGATCTCCGAGGCTCTGGATCTGGTGAAGAAGAAGCCGAGCCGGAGCGACCGCGCCTCAGGGACCGACAGTATCCGTTCTCCTCGCTCGGAGTCCACGCTGCCAAACGGACTCGTCCACGAACCTGCGGAGACGCCGATAACCGCTTCGGGGAACAAGTGGCGCAGGACgggagaggaaagaagagaaaggaacGGCGCAGGACTTCAGGACACTCCTTCATCACAACAGCGTTCCCGGTTCCCGTTACCTCCCGTCGAAACCTTGGCGTCGGAGTGTTCCGGATCCGGACACGCGGACTGCGTTTCCAGCGACGACAGCGGCGCGATCGAGGTGCCTTTCAGCGTTCCGATTAGCAACGGCACCTCGCTGATACGGAGAGATACAGAAAACGAGAAAcggaaaaaagaaagcatggGAAATTCCTCTCCGAGCCTGACGGAATGGGATGCGCTCCAGGATAGCGACTCGGTGGAATCCAGAAACGTACCGTCCACCTCAGAAGCAGAAAACGCCGACTTCTGTAAAGCAGCACAGAACGGATCcggatcatcatcatcatcatcatcatcgtcgtcatcatcatcatcgtcgtcgtcgAGCCAGAAGATGGCGCCAGCGACTAAGAAAACCAGAAACCAGCAGCGCTCGAGGTCTTCAGCAGGCAAGAAAGCAACAGCGAGCGCGgcgaagaggaggaagaagaagaagcagcagcgCTCCGGGTTATCGTCGCCGCCGTCCGCGTTTCCTTCCCACGAACCCGAGATCAAGCTGAAGTACGCGAGCTGCAAGGAGGAGAAGCGAGAAGGCAGAGGGAACACCTTCGCCCCGTACGTCCGTATGGAGTTCTCCGCCTGCACCGTCGTCAACTCCGAGGAAGACGGCGAGTTGAAGGCGAGGAAGCAGCGACAGGCCGCGGCGTCGCCCGGGATCGTTCCCACCACGTCGTGTTTACAGCTGGGACGCCTCGGGTCAGAGGGCAGGCGTCAGAGCGGCGAGCTGTGCTGCCTGTGCGGACGGACCGCCAACGCCGCGGGTTTGGGGGACCTGCACGGACCGTACCGTCCCTGCGGACCTGACGGGAAGACGTCCGCGGATCTGCTGACGAACGGACACGAGGACGCCGGCGCAAAGAGGAAGTGGACGTCGGACGAGGTCGGAGAACGCTGGGTTCACGAGGACTGCGGTATCTGGTCAGCGGGCGTTTTCCTCGTTAAAGGAAGGCTGTACGGACTGGACGAGGCGGTCAGGCTCGCGCAACAAGCCGTGAGTTCATGCTTTggttcattttatgttttttttttttttttttacttttttacaaGGAAAAGTTTTATGTGGAAGTTTTCCGTCAGGTAAACAGCGCAGTGAGAATTAAATACCTGAGACGTTTCCGTCCACTTTATAAAGTGACTTTATAAAAATACTAAACCAATAAAAACGCAAAATCTGCTCTTTATAGTAAAACTAACAGTCtcataaaatctaataaaataaagtacaaaACAGTTCGTTTATAATCCAgtcaaaacaacacaaaatgtatgtatttatttatttacttctaaACAGCAGATTTACAGTGGAATCTCTCAGGAACACGGCATGATTTAaagtctttttaatttttaacaccaaacaattaaatatcagaaatgaaaacagaaaacggAAACACGGCGAATGGGAATTATTACAATATTTCCTGttgctgttttcttatttatttacatttctagaataattctttttaaaaatataacccGCTGAGATTTACAGTGTCGCCtgcagtattatttatttattgttcagCAATATGGAAATTATCGTAACTGAGTAAGCAATTGGTAAGATCATGTCATGGGCGACTTCGCAGACCTGAGCGGGTTTTTTCCCTCCAATATTTATCTAAAATCTTTCCAATATTCCAGTAATATTCCTCCAACACTTATCTAAACTTCCTCCAATATTCCACTTACATTCCTCCAAATTTCCTCCAAGATTTCTTCAATATTTATCCAATATTCCTCTAATATTCCTGTACCATTCCTCCAATATTCCTCTAATATTCCTGTACCATTCCTCCAATATTCCTCTAATATTCCTGTAACATTCCTCCAATATTCCTCTAATATTCCTGTAATATTCCTCCAATATTCCTCCAATATTCCACTAATATTTCTCCAATATTCCAATAATATTTCTCCAATATTCCACAAATATTCCAATAATATTCCTCCAATATTCCTGTAACATTCCTCCAATATTCCActaatatttctgtaatattctTCCAGTATTCCTCCAATATTCCTGTAATATTCTTCCAATATTCCACTAATATTTCTCCAATATTCCTCCAATATTCCACTAATATTTCTCCAATATTCCTCCAAAATTCCTGCAATATTCTACTAATATTCCACAAATATTCCACTAATATTCCACTAATATTCCTCCAATATTCATTTTGTGGAAATGAGGATGAAGAGTTCATTAAGAATGGACAGGATATACAGTAAGTGTGACAGTTTTGCTCTAATAAATAAGTTATATTTCATATCAGACGTTCAGCAGCGCCGTTAGTTTATATCGAGATCAACACGGATCACTGTGACGTGACCTGAGACAGCGGGACGGTGAATAAACGACACACACGTCATAAATAAACGCCATAAATTAATTTCCTGGTTTCAGATTTATTCCTTTCTGCATTCGAGTTTCAgtggaacaaaacaaaatctcaATTATTTTAGaacaattttccaaaaataaacgTTACAGAACCTAAAGAATGGATTTCACTCCGATGTGAAAGAGCCGTTGAAGGCTGAGCGACCTCGCGGCAAGTATTAATCCGATTTACAGctcattattttacttttttatttttttttatttatatctgaAGTGTAAGAAGTTGGACTAAAGCGAATATGAACTGTTAGTCGTGGTGAATGTTTCAGGTTTGCTCGTGTTGCCACAGATGTGGTGCCACGCTGGGATGCTTCTTCAAGGGCTGCCCCAGTAAATACCACTTCCCCTGCGCTCTCCAGGCTGGTAAGCTTCTGTGCGCCGCAAGCACATCTTTCTACATGGTGGAAATGTCTCCTGCTGTCTCCTTACTTAAgaatcgtatcgtatcagattcagtgGTTTCGTCAGCTATCGAATCGTTACCTTAACAATCGTATCGTCAGATATCGAATCGTTACCTTAAgaatcgtatcgtatcagattcagtgGTTTCGTCAGATATCGAATCGTTACCTTAAgaatcgtatcgtatcagattcagtgGTTTCGTCAGATATCGAATCGTTACCTTAAGAATCGTATCGTCTAATATTGAATCGTTACCTTAAgaatcgtatcgtatcagattcagtggtttcgtcaaatatcgaatcgttACCTTAAgaatcgtatcgtatcagattcagtgGTTTCGTCAGATATCGAATCGTTACCTTAAgaatcgtatcgtatcagattcagtgGTTTCGTCAGATATCGAATCGTTACCTTAAgaatcgtatcgtatcagattcagtggtttcgtcaaatatcgaatcgttACCTTAAgaatcgtatcgtatcagattcagtggtatcgtcaGATATCGAATCGTTACCTTAAgaatcgtatcgtatcagattcagtgGTTTCGTCAGATATCGAATCGTTACCTTAAgaatcgtatcgtatcagattcagtgGTTTCGTCAGATATCGAATCGTTACCTTAAgaatcgtatcgtatcagattcagtgGTTTCGTCAGATATCGAATCGTTACCTTAAgaatcgtatcgtatcagattcagtgGTTTCGTCAGATATCGAATCGTTACCTTAAGAATCGTATCGTATCGTGGTATCGTCAGATATCGAATCGTTACCTTAAGAATcatatcgtatcagattcagtggtttcgtcaaatatcgaatcgttACCTTAAgaatcgtatcgtatcagattcagtggtatcgtcaGATATCGAATCGTTACCTTAAgaatcgtatcgtatcagattcagtgGTTTCGTCAGATATCGAATCGTTACCTTAAgaatcgtatcgtatcagattcagtggtatcgtcaGATATCGAATCGTTACCTTAAGAATCGTATCGTCTAATATCGAATCGTTACCTTAAGAATCTAACGAATCAGATTCAGTGGTTTTGTCTAATATCGTTGCATTATCGAAATCGTAACGTAGCAGATACAAACATCAAAACGCCCCATCATTCCGTTACGCTGCGCTTCCGTTACGTTATGCTACGTATTGCTGTTTTGTCACTTCGGATATTGCCGTCACTTTTCCGTCGTCTTTTTGGATTTTCTCATTCAATGGCTGCGTTTGCATGCACATCAACATCCCGATATTAATCGCAATCAGGTGATATTCAGATTAGTACTGAGTCACGTAAACGTCGCAATCCGAtcgcccgattcagattaagacaatattctgattccccaaattccgattcccaccctggaatatgcctgttttaatcggaaatttgttgcatgtaaacactttATTCCACCGAAGGGAGATTTATGCGCAGCTCAGTGCGCagggaattgtgggtgctaacagatgcttagctgtaggctagggatttaggaatggcaacttaCAACAACcgaaccatgtatacaggaatattccgacgcctgtacgcatataaacatcgaaTTCGGAAGACGGCTGCAACCCGAATGTCACTTTCGTCTGGAAATTTCCGGAAAGCTGCCCTCAGAAGTGAGCTTTGCAGTAAACAGTTTTTCTGTCTGTAGTAAAGTCACGTACGCTGTACACGCTTTACACGCTTTACACAGAGATTAGATTCAAAAAGCAAAATATAATCCTGGGAGAGAAGCGGGAGCGGCGTGTCTGTACATGCAGATgatctgatttgtgtgtgtgtgtgtgtgtgagtgtgtgtgtgtgtgtgagaagtgtgtAAACTCCATGTCGCACATCTTGCTTGTCTTGTctgagcacttttttttttttttttttgtggttgttgTCTTCAAATGAGTGAcgatttcttcctttttttttttttttttttttttaaatacagaatgtgtgtttaatgagGAAAACTTTACTCTGAGATGTCCAAAGcacaaggtaacacacacacacacacacacacacacacacacacacacacacacacacacacaccgttaaGATCTTGTCAGTATTAGATATTTGTTTTAGTGGATACAGTATTTATCATATGTgttgttttaataatattttaatgattattaagAGCTTTTTGTTTGCTGCTCCTCTAACTGTTCTTCTCGTTCTTCTCGTTCTTCTCGTTCTTATTTGTTCTTTATTCCTCAGAATAAATCGGGACTCGGCGCGAGCAGACTGCAGAACAGGTGACGCTGTAAAAGCTGgggatttttattcattctttattcatttaattttatttaattttattcaaagttttttttttctttcagattaaaattagatttaaaacaatgtttatAGATGTTTAAGTTGtaatgatgttattttattttactttattgcaattaatttttttttttttttaatttttaaaaaaatttaaacataaatacataataatcgTATAACGATGGATCGTTTGCAGATTTATAGAAATCAACAATAATTTACAAAATcgcttttttcctttttttcccatttattttatttacttatgtatttatgtatttactggttctttctttcttttctctctctctctctctccatctttttctcgcttttttctttctcttttgcattattgttgtcttttttttgttttcttacttatttttaaccaattttcagtttttcattttttcccatttcattatttatgtgtttgtttgctggtttcctttctttctttctttctttcagtataaaacatttttctgttttttcctcttatctcatttatttatttatttactcatttattggttttctttcttgttctttttgttcttgttctctctctctctgttctttctcttgttcttttttctctatctttctctcattctatcACATATTtactctttctgtttttaacatattttcattttttgttagttttagttttttaatatacagaaaACCCCTGcgtaatgtgctcattctactacgttaccgtttctatagtaacagctcgttctactacgttaccgtttctatagtaacagctcgttctaatacgttaccgtttctatagtaacagctcgttctactacgttaccgtttctatagtaacagctcggtctaatacgttaccgtttctgtagtaacagctcgttctactacgttaccgtttctatagtaacagctcggtctaatacgttaccgtttctatagtaacagctcgttctactacgttaccgtttctatagtaacagctcggtctaatacgttaccgtttctgtagtaacagctcgttctactacgttaccgtttctatagtaacagctcggtctaatacgttaccgtttctgtagtaacagctcgttctactacgttaccgtttctatagtaacagctcggtctaatacgttaccgtttctgtagtaacagctcggTCTCATGGACTTCACATAAACAGGGTAAAAAATCTGTGTACTTGTTGATACTGTgaagtttctgtaaggagattttatttaacatttttggaaggagtctccagcgtcagagataaagctgtaactttaagttttctgacatctttgCTTGctttgtttctcagtaacacgacaagctgtgacttctttttttttttttttttgtattattaaacgtcaagagagagaaaaagaggctgatgagggagcgactgtttatagctgctgtaacgtaagcgacaacacgAACTAACTGGAAAGACTTTTACATGATGTATTTTAtagaatttctttatttattgaagggaatttttttaattttaaaaaagaagaagaaagaaagaaaaaaaataatgattataaaatctgtttaaataataataaaaactgcatacatataaaatcaaaatataattaaaataatgtaaaaaaaaaaaaaaaaaaaaaagtaaggcaaAAAAAAGCTAGATAAGCACTAAAgtgattaacatttttttttttaatttattatttttttattatttatttttgaaatcacAGATTGATGGAGCCTGATGACTATTTAGTGCTATTGCGATATCATGAGAAGTGTGATATTTAGTActgattaataatattaataataataataataataataataataataataataataataatgatgatgatgctgtttgttgctCTATCTGACAGGTGAACTCCAGCGTGATTTTCATGGTTCGGAGTGAGAGTTtacatcagggtttttttttttcttctcttctacATAAACTACtgaagtgtttacattttcCTCACCTGCAGAGGAACGTCTCTGAAACCGAACTGCCTTCTCCTTCACTGCCGCtgccttttttaaataaataaataaatacccgGTTGTTTTGAGAGCgctgaaggatcatcacactgTTCCACCGAGCGGATTTTATTCAGCCACGCCTCATTCCTTTATCGTATTTCAGAGCCTGATGTTCCTTCAACTTGttttttataatgtgtttttttttaattttttttattgttttgttttttccatcaAAAGGGTGTTCacgttttttctttcttttttttttttttttttgactttatACTTGACAAAAACAGGTGctggatttctttttaaaatgtgatctATACagatttttatgatttaaatgttAGTGGTAATCGTTTGGACTGTTAAGATTTTTACTCTCGAGATTTTCCGGTcctttgctctgtgtgtgacGCCAGTCGGTGATGCCGGACGTGTCGAGTCTTTTCGCATGGTACCGTATGCACTATATGTGAACatatttatggtttatttatGTCTGATTCATGCGTATGTGTATTTATTCACAGATGAACAACCTCAGCTGAAAAGACTTTCTGGCACTTTAGAAATGCagggatttttattattattattattattattattattattattattattcaggtgATCAGACATGAcgtctgtgtgtctgttgcaCATTTTGTCCAGGAGACAAACTTTAAGGCCTGAGATTGGCAGAAAATGTGTGTAGGATTTCACCCTATGCCTTTTTTTTATGTCTAAGttctaataaatatttttaaactctggctctgtgtgtgtgtgtgtgtgtgtgtgtgtgtgtgtgtgtgtgtgtgtgtgtgtgtgtgtgtgtgtgtggcctgatGGTGGTGCTGGAGTTACTCTCTGAGGCTAAAACTGGTGGC containing:
- the si:ch211-165g14.1 gene encoding retinoic acid-induced protein 1, which translates into the protein MDPLSWLNVMQLQDPLPKPLDLTKQISEALDLVKKKPSRSDRASGTDSIRSPRSESTLPNGLVHEPAETPITASGNKWRRTGEERRERNGAGLQDTPSSQQRSRFPLPPVETLASECSGSGHADCVSSDDSGAIEVPFSVPISNGTSLIRRDTENEKRKKESMGNSSPSLTEWDALQDSDSVESRNVPSTSEAENADFCKAAQNGSGSSSSSSSSSSSSSSSSSSQKMAPATKKTRNQQRSRSSAGKKATASAAKRRKKKKQQRSGLSSPPSAFPSHEPEIKLKYASCKEEKREGRGNTFAPYVRMEFSACTVVNSEEDGELKARKQRQAAASPGIVPTTSCLQLGRLGSEGRRQSGELCCLCGRTANAAGLGDLHGPYRPCGPDGKTSADLLTNGHEDAGAKRKWTSDEVGERWVHEDCGIWSAGVFLVKGRLYGLDEAVRLAQQAVCSCCHRCGATLGCFFKGCPSKYHFPCALQAECVFNEENFTLRCPKHKNKSGLGASRLQNR